From one Conyzicola nivalis genomic stretch:
- a CDS encoding zf-HC2 domain-containing protein, whose protein sequence is MTDCGCDKAKAELEEYIHNELTRGEAEDIAEHMANCESCTGEHLVGLTLTNKVKSACNEKAPVDLRAEVLAKLREIQPTA, encoded by the coding sequence ATGACCGATTGCGGTTGCGATAAAGCCAAAGCCGAGCTCGAGGAGTACATCCACAACGAGCTCACCCGCGGCGAGGCCGAAGACATCGCCGAGCACATGGCGAACTGCGAGTCCTGCACGGGCGAACACCTCGTGGGCCTCACCCTCACGAACAAGGTGAAGAGCGCCTGCAACGAGAAGGCGCCGGTCGACCTGCGGGCCGAGGTGCTGGCGAAACTGCGCGAGATCCAGCCGACGGCTTAG
- a CDS encoding inositol monophosphatase family protein has translation MTTYTPSDDLNLALALAGEADLVSLDRFRALDLVVTTKPDRTPVTDADQAVERVIRNGILAARPDDSILGEEFGTEGSGSRQWIIDPIDGTTNFMRGVPIWGTLIALAIDGVPVVGVVSSPALGKRWWAATGHGAWAQAHGEDAAQIRVSGIDTLDHAALSYNSITGWDDAGRLDSVLALSRSVWRARAIGDMWPYMLLAEGAIDIVGEFDLKPYDMAALIPIVQEAGGVFTSVDGEPGPWHGSALATNGVLHDTVLAKLRQ, from the coding sequence ATGACGACCTACACGCCCAGCGACGACCTCAATCTCGCTCTCGCCCTCGCCGGCGAAGCCGATCTCGTCTCGCTCGACCGCTTCAGGGCGCTCGACCTGGTCGTCACGACGAAGCCCGACCGCACGCCGGTGACCGACGCCGACCAGGCCGTCGAGCGGGTCATCCGCAACGGCATCCTGGCCGCGCGCCCGGACGACTCGATCCTCGGCGAAGAATTCGGCACCGAGGGCAGCGGCTCGCGCCAGTGGATCATCGACCCGATCGACGGCACCACCAACTTCATGCGCGGCGTTCCCATCTGGGGCACGCTCATCGCTCTCGCCATCGACGGCGTCCCCGTCGTGGGCGTCGTCAGCTCCCCCGCGCTCGGCAAGCGCTGGTGGGCGGCCACCGGCCACGGTGCCTGGGCGCAGGCGCACGGCGAAGACGCCGCACAGATCAGGGTGAGCGGCATCGACACCCTCGACCACGCCGCCCTCAGCTACAACTCGATCACCGGCTGGGACGACGCCGGCCGGCTCGACTCGGTGCTCGCCCTCTCGCGCAGCGTCTGGCGCGCCCGTGCCATCGGCGACATGTGGCCGTACATGCTGCTCGCCGAGGGAGCGATCGACATCGTCGGCGAATTCGACCTCAAGCCGTATGACATGGCCGCCCTCATCCCGATCGTGCAGGAGGCCGGCGGCGTGTTCACCTCGGTGGACGGCGAACCGGGACCGTGGCACGGCAGCGCTCTGGCCACGAACGGCGTTCTGCACGACACGGTGCTGGCAAAGCTCAGGCAGTAG
- a CDS encoding DeoR/GlpR family DNA-binding transcription regulator translates to MYATERQESIALALEAAGRVSVSQLAADLDVTAETVRRDLDALEYAGLLRRVHGGAVSASRGSVTEVAIGERRSERHAAKSAIVDAAMRMLPPTFRGSILLDAGTTTALLAERIAAWSPSNGQQLTVITNSMQNLVALDKNPHLDLHLVGGRLRGLTGALVGTSTVAQLEALRPDIAFLGTNGISAGFGLSTPDELEGAVKGAMVKSARRAVVLADAAKLDQEALVRFAALDEIDTLVTDEVPGPELLEALTLADVEVLYA, encoded by the coding sequence ATGTACGCAACGGAGCGCCAGGAGAGCATCGCCCTCGCCCTCGAGGCCGCCGGCCGGGTGTCGGTCTCCCAACTCGCCGCCGACCTCGACGTCACCGCCGAGACCGTGCGCCGCGACCTCGACGCCCTCGAATACGCCGGACTCCTGCGCCGCGTGCACGGCGGTGCGGTCTCCGCCTCGCGCGGCAGTGTGACCGAGGTGGCCATCGGTGAGCGTCGGTCGGAGAGGCACGCGGCGAAGAGCGCGATCGTCGATGCGGCGATGCGGATGCTGCCGCCGACGTTCCGCGGATCGATACTGCTCGACGCCGGAACCACCACCGCGCTGCTCGCCGAGCGCATCGCCGCGTGGTCGCCGTCGAACGGCCAGCAGCTCACCGTGATCACGAACTCGATGCAGAACCTCGTCGCCCTCGACAAGAACCCGCACCTCGACCTGCACCTGGTCGGCGGCCGGTTGCGCGGGCTCACCGGCGCGCTGGTCGGCACGTCGACGGTCGCGCAGCTGGAGGCGCTGCGTCCCGACATCGCGTTCCTCGGCACGAACGGCATCAGCGCCGGCTTCGGCCTCAGCACCCCCGACGAGCTCGAGGGCGCGGTGAAGGGCGCGATGGTCAAGAGCGCACGCCGCGCGGTGGTGCTCGCGGACGCCGCCAAGCTCGATCAGGAGGCGTTGGTGCGCTTCGCTGCCCTCGACGAGATCGACACCCTCGTCACCGACGAGGTACCCGGACCCGAACTGCTCGAGGCGCTCACGCTCGCCGATGTGGAGGTGCTCTACGCATGA
- a CDS encoding sigma-70 family RNA polymerase sigma factor — MTIETPEEPTPVEPAATAKPAQTDDVRALFEEQALQYMDQLYAAAMRMTKNPSDAADLVQETFVKAYTAFGQFQQGTNLKAWLYRIQTNTFINNYRKNQRNPYQGTIDDLEDWQLGGAESVTQHSTTRSAEAEAIDHLPDSAVKDALQSIPEDFRLAVYFADVEGFSYQEIADIMKTPVGTVMSRLHRGRRLLRGLLAEYASDRGIAAAPATGSKK, encoded by the coding sequence ATGACTATCGAGACCCCCGAAGAGCCGACCCCCGTCGAGCCCGCGGCAACCGCGAAGCCGGCTCAGACCGACGACGTGCGCGCCCTGTTCGAAGAGCAGGCGCTGCAGTACATGGACCAGCTCTACGCCGCCGCCATGCGCATGACCAAGAACCCTTCTGACGCGGCCGACCTGGTGCAGGAGACCTTCGTCAAGGCCTACACCGCGTTCGGGCAGTTCCAGCAGGGCACGAACCTGAAGGCCTGGCTGTACCGCATCCAGACCAACACGTTCATCAACAACTACCGCAAGAATCAACGCAACCCGTACCAGGGAACGATCGACGACCTCGAAGACTGGCAGCTCGGCGGCGCCGAGTCGGTCACGCAGCACTCGACGACCCGTTCGGCCGAGGCCGAGGCCATCGACCACCTCCCCGACAGTGCCGTCAAGGACGCGCTCCAGTCGATCCCCGAAGACTTCCGCCTCGCGGTGTACTTCGCAGACGTCGAAGGCTTCTCCTACCAGGAGATCGCCGACATTATGAAAACCCCCGTCGGAACCGTCATGAGCCGCCTCCACCGCGGCCGACGCCTTCTGCGGGGCCTACTTGCTGAATACGCGAGCGACCGAGGAATTGCCGCCGCGCCTGCCACTGGGAGTAAGAAATGA
- a CDS encoding PTS fructose transporter subunit IIABC codes for MADIITRALVSLDTPIGASKEEVIRSLAERVVAQGRATDATDLARNALEREAQAATGMPGGIAIPHCRSKAVTEATLAMARLKPTVDFGATDGGADLVFFIAVPDGADQAHLVLLAKLARSLIKDEFVAALRAAETPDDIVRLVDEAVADEPAAAPAAPAAPAGKPSIVAVTACPTGIAHTYMAADALVAAGKRAGVDVHVETQGSSSVTPLDPALIASAGAVIFAVDVDVRDKGRFGGKPLVQGPVKRGVDEPDAMIADAIAASTDPNPRRVPTGGETGAESSGIGESMGAKVKRVLLTGVSYMIPFVAGGGLLIALGFLFGGYRITDDAATIIVENNFGNLPEGGLLAYLGAVFFMIGSTSMGFLVPALAGYIAYAIADRPGIAPGFVAGAVAGLMGAGFIGGLVGGVLAGLAAYWLGTLSVPRWLRGLMPVVIIPLLGSIFASGLLIMVLGGPIAALSTGLNDWLNSLTGASAILLGVILGAMMSFDLGGPVNKVAYSFAVAGLGAGSLENQTPWMIMGAVMAAGMVAPLGLALASTVLARGLFTPVERENGKAAWLLGASFISEGAIPFAAVDPLRVIPSAIVGGSVTGALCMAFGVYSQAPHGGVFVFFAIGNFPLFVLSIVIGAVVMALTVIALKRWVRKAPATAETPESAKVAVAV; via the coding sequence ATGGCCGACATCATCACGCGGGCGCTCGTCTCGCTCGACACCCCCATCGGAGCCTCCAAAGAAGAGGTCATCCGCTCGCTCGCCGAACGCGTCGTCGCGCAGGGCAGAGCGACGGATGCCACGGACCTGGCGAGGAACGCGCTCGAGCGCGAGGCACAGGCGGCCACGGGAATGCCGGGCGGCATCGCCATCCCGCATTGCCGCTCGAAGGCGGTGACCGAGGCGACCCTCGCGATGGCGCGCCTCAAGCCGACGGTCGACTTCGGCGCGACCGACGGCGGGGCGGACCTGGTCTTCTTCATCGCGGTTCCGGATGGCGCGGACCAGGCGCACCTCGTATTGCTGGCGAAACTCGCCCGCTCCCTGATCAAAGACGAGTTCGTGGCGGCCCTGCGCGCCGCGGAGACGCCCGACGACATCGTGCGTCTCGTCGACGAGGCCGTCGCCGACGAGCCCGCCGCGGCACCGGCGGCGCCCGCGGCTCCCGCGGGCAAGCCCTCGATCGTCGCCGTGACCGCGTGCCCCACCGGCATCGCGCACACCTACATGGCAGCCGACGCCCTCGTGGCGGCGGGCAAGCGCGCCGGGGTCGACGTGCACGTCGAGACCCAGGGGTCGTCGAGCGTCACCCCGCTCGACCCCGCGCTCATCGCCTCGGCCGGTGCCGTGATCTTCGCCGTCGACGTCGACGTGCGCGACAAGGGGCGCTTCGGCGGAAAGCCGCTCGTGCAGGGTCCCGTGAAGCGCGGAGTCGACGAACCCGATGCGATGATCGCCGATGCGATCGCGGCGTCGACCGACCCGAATCCGCGCCGGGTGCCCACCGGCGGGGAGACGGGAGCCGAATCATCCGGAATCGGGGAGAGCATGGGCGCGAAGGTCAAGCGCGTGCTGCTGACCGGCGTCAGTTACATGATCCCGTTCGTCGCGGGCGGAGGGCTGCTGATCGCGCTCGGCTTCCTGTTCGGCGGCTACCGCATCACCGACGACGCGGCGACGATCATCGTGGAGAACAACTTCGGCAACCTGCCGGAGGGCGGCCTGCTCGCCTACCTCGGCGCCGTGTTCTTTATGATCGGGTCCACGTCGATGGGCTTCCTGGTTCCCGCGCTCGCCGGGTACATCGCCTACGCGATCGCCGACCGCCCGGGCATCGCCCCCGGCTTCGTCGCCGGTGCGGTCGCCGGACTGATGGGCGCCGGGTTCATCGGCGGCCTCGTCGGCGGTGTGCTGGCCGGTCTCGCCGCCTACTGGCTCGGTACCCTGAGCGTGCCACGGTGGCTGCGCGGGCTGATGCCGGTCGTGATCATCCCGTTGCTCGGCTCCATCTTCGCGTCGGGACTGCTCATCATGGTGCTCGGCGGACCGATCGCCGCGCTCTCCACCGGTCTGAACGACTGGCTGAACAGCCTTACCGGCGCCTCGGCGATCCTGCTCGGGGTGATCCTCGGCGCGATGATGTCGTTCGACCTCGGCGGCCCGGTGAACAAGGTGGCCTACTCCTTCGCCGTGGCCGGCCTGGGTGCCGGTTCGCTCGAGAACCAGACGCCGTGGATGATCATGGGCGCCGTGATGGCGGCGGGAATGGTGGCCCCGCTGGGCCTCGCGCTCGCTTCCACGGTTCTCGCCCGCGGGCTGTTCACCCCGGTCGAGCGTGAGAACGGCAAGGCCGCGTGGCTGCTCGGCGCCTCGTTCATCAGCGAGGGTGCCATCCCGTTCGCCGCGGTCGACCCGCTGCGGGTCATCCCCTCGGCCATCGTCGGCGGATCGGTGACCGGCGCGCTCTGCATGGCGTTCGGCGTCTACTCGCAGGCGCCCCACGGTGGCGTGTTCGTGTTCTTCGCCATCGGCAACTTCCCCCTGTTCGTACTGTCGATCGTGATCGGTGCCGTCGTGATGGCGCTCACGGTCATCGCGCTCAAGCGCTGGGTGCGCAAGGCGCCGGCGACCGCCGAGACGCCCGAGTCGGCCAAGGTGGCCGTCGCGGTCTAG
- the rsgA gene encoding ribosome small subunit-dependent GTPase A, producing MSWMSDPDEDDGDYAEYDESSIRVRPNPKANKPRSKIRPEHKNAVSGRVFSVDRGRYGVWVAENTPEERQLVATRARELGKKSVVTGDWVDLVGDTTGDEGSLSRIVRIQERSTLLRRSADDTDAVERIIVANADQMLIVVAAANPEPRTRLVDRYLVAAFDAGITPILCITKTDLADPADFLANFAGLEFRVFESRDDAFPIEEITEALQGHTTVAVGHSGVGKSTLVNALVPDANRAIGRVNDVTGRGRHTSSSTVSLRIGSGWIVDTPGVRSFGLGHVDPANILKSFTDLAEISLQCPRGCTHLTDSPDCAIVERAESGELGEIGKLRLDSLQRLLTTLAA from the coding sequence ATGAGCTGGATGTCCGACCCCGACGAAGACGACGGCGACTACGCGGAATACGACGAGTCGTCGATCCGCGTGCGCCCGAACCCGAAGGCGAACAAGCCGCGCAGCAAGATCCGCCCCGAGCACAAGAACGCGGTGAGCGGGCGGGTGTTCAGCGTCGACCGCGGACGCTACGGCGTCTGGGTCGCCGAGAACACGCCGGAGGAACGCCAGCTGGTCGCCACCCGCGCCCGCGAACTCGGCAAGAAGTCGGTCGTCACAGGCGACTGGGTCGACCTCGTCGGAGACACGACGGGCGACGAGGGCAGCCTCTCGCGCATCGTGCGGATCCAGGAACGCTCGACCCTGCTGCGCAGAAGCGCGGATGACACGGACGCAGTCGAGCGCATCATCGTGGCGAACGCCGACCAGATGCTCATCGTCGTGGCCGCGGCCAATCCCGAACCGCGCACCCGTCTCGTGGACAGGTATCTCGTGGCCGCGTTCGACGCCGGCATCACCCCCATCCTCTGCATCACCAAGACCGACCTCGCCGACCCGGCAGACTTCCTCGCGAACTTCGCCGGCCTCGAGTTCCGCGTCTTCGAGAGCCGCGACGACGCCTTCCCCATCGAGGAGATCACCGAGGCGCTGCAGGGACACACCACCGTCGCCGTCGGCCACTCGGGGGTCGGCAAGTCGACGCTCGTCAACGCGCTCGTCCCCGACGCGAACCGGGCGATCGGCCGCGTCAACGACGTCACCGGTCGCGGACGGCACACCTCCTCCTCCACCGTCTCCCTGCGCATCGGCAGCGGCTGGATCGTCGACACCCCCGGTGTCAGGTCGTTCGGCCTGGGTCACGTCGACCCCGCCAACATCCTCAAATCGTTCACGGACCTCGCCGAGATCTCGCTGCAGTGCCCTCGGGGCTGCACCCACCTCACCGACTCGCCCGACTGCGCCATCGTCGAGCGGGCGGAATCCGGCGAGCTCGGCGAGATCGGCAAGCTCCGGCTCGACAGCCTGCAACGACTGCTCACCACCCTCGCCGCCTAG
- the aroA gene encoding 3-phosphoshikimate 1-carboxyvinyltransferase, giving the protein MLVSKYSEPEFSPYDDGTLVTGGDPGPWPAPVAERELAASVRLPGSKSLTNRELVLSALATGPSLLRAPLHSRDTALMIEALRSLGTEIEDVPGEGGYGSDLRITPAEELLGGTSIECGLAGTVMRFLPPLAALALGPVAFDGDESARRRPMRTTIEALRDLGVDVNDDGRGVLPFSLYGTGTVEGGDLSIDASASSQFVSGLLLAAPRFTRGLTLRHTGDTLPSMPHIEMTIATLAARGVVVESPEPGVWVVPPAEIRGIEVDIEPDLSNAAPFLVAALVAGGTVSIGGWPWSTTQVGAHLETLLPLFGATTSRHGDTLVVDGGEGIRGGAQLPGADIDLSIGGELAPAIVALAALASGPSRITGIGHLRGHETDRLAALAAEINGLGGDVTELDDGLAITPRPLHGGEWKAYEDHRMATAGAIVGLAVEGVVVDDIATTAKTLPQFPQLWADLVRDPDEVIMTITTDTIVL; this is encoded by the coding sequence ATGTTGGTATCCAAGTATTCCGAGCCAGAGTTCAGCCCCTACGACGACGGGACCCTCGTCACGGGCGGCGACCCGGGCCCGTGGCCGGCCCCCGTCGCTGAGCGTGAGCTCGCGGCATCCGTTCGCCTGCCCGGATCGAAGAGCCTGACCAACCGTGAGCTCGTGCTCTCGGCCCTCGCCACGGGCCCGTCGCTGCTGCGCGCACCCCTGCACTCGCGCGACACCGCTCTGATGATCGAGGCGCTGCGCTCGCTCGGCACCGAGATCGAGGACGTGCCGGGCGAGGGCGGCTACGGTTCCGACCTGCGCATCACCCCGGCCGAGGAACTGCTGGGCGGCACGTCGATCGAGTGCGGCCTCGCCGGCACCGTCATGCGCTTCCTGCCGCCGCTCGCCGCCCTCGCCCTCGGTCCCGTCGCGTTCGACGGCGACGAGAGCGCCCGCCGCCGCCCCATGCGCACGACCATCGAGGCACTGCGTGACCTCGGCGTCGACGTGAACGACGACGGTCGCGGGGTGCTGCCGTTCAGCCTGTACGGCACAGGAACCGTCGAGGGCGGAGACCTCTCGATCGACGCCTCTGCCTCGAGCCAGTTCGTCTCGGGACTGCTGCTCGCGGCCCCGCGCTTCACCCGCGGCCTCACCCTGCGCCACACCGGCGACACGCTGCCGAGCATGCCGCACATCGAGATGACCATCGCCACGCTCGCCGCCCGCGGCGTCGTCGTCGAGAGCCCCGAGCCGGGCGTCTGGGTGGTTCCGCCCGCCGAGATCCGCGGCATCGAGGTCGACATCGAGCCCGACCTCTCCAACGCCGCACCCTTCCTCGTCGCGGCCCTCGTCGCCGGCGGTACCGTGTCGATCGGCGGCTGGCCGTGGTCGACGACGCAGGTCGGCGCGCACCTGGAGACCCTGCTGCCGTTGTTCGGCGCGACCACCTCCCGGCACGGCGACACCCTCGTGGTCGACGGCGGGGAGGGCATCCGCGGCGGCGCCCAACTGCCGGGCGCCGACATCGACCTCTCGATCGGCGGCGAACTCGCCCCCGCGATCGTCGCGCTCGCGGCCCTCGCGTCGGGGCCCAGCCGCATCACCGGCATCGGCCATCTGCGTGGCCACGAGACCGACCGCCTCGCGGCCCTCGCTGCCGAGATCAACGGGCTGGGCGGCGACGTGACCGAGCTGGACGACGGCCTCGCGATCACCCCGCGCCCCCTGCACGGCGGAGAGTGGAAGGCCTACGAGGACCACCGGATGGCGACCGCCGGCGCGATCGTGGGCCTCGCCGTCGAGGGCGTCGTCGTCGACGACATCGCGACGACCGCGAAGACCCTCCCCCAGTTCCCGCAGCTCTGGGCCGACCTCGTGCGCGATCCCGACGAGGTCATCATGACCATCACCACCGACACCATCGTGCTGTGA
- a CDS encoding 1-phosphofructokinase family hexose kinase, whose translation MIVTLTVNPSLDRTVELASALERGEVQRAAAAHQEPGGKGINVTRALVASGLATVAVFPGAETDPMVTAMRESRLPFVNVPIGGAVRSNVTLTEPDGTTTKVNEPGPALTERELAELTERVVLAAEGAAWLVISGSLPPSIDQGYYVRLVDHVAQRLGEAAPLIAVDGSGEPLRLLLESGLRVDLIKPNAEELAELTGTGSGDLFEAQPERAAAAAELLLDRGVGAALVTLGSRGAALVTRDATWFADAPAIEARSTVGAGDSSLAGYLLADAAGREPHDCLAQAVAHGAAAASLPGSTVPTRRQADQFSITVTRDASRDARHALSKEK comes from the coding sequence ATGATCGTCACTCTCACCGTCAATCCGTCGCTCGACCGCACCGTCGAACTGGCCTCGGCGCTCGAACGCGGCGAGGTGCAGCGCGCCGCGGCCGCGCACCAGGAGCCGGGCGGCAAGGGGATCAACGTGACCCGCGCGCTCGTGGCGTCGGGTCTCGCCACGGTCGCGGTGTTCCCCGGTGCCGAGACCGACCCCATGGTCACGGCGATGCGCGAGTCCCGGCTGCCGTTCGTGAACGTGCCGATCGGGGGCGCCGTGCGCTCGAACGTGACGCTCACTGAGCCCGACGGCACCACGACCAAGGTCAACGAGCCCGGGCCGGCGCTGACCGAGCGGGAACTCGCCGAGCTCACCGAGCGCGTGGTGCTGGCCGCGGAGGGAGCCGCCTGGCTCGTCATCTCCGGGTCGCTGCCGCCGAGCATCGACCAGGGCTACTACGTGCGCCTCGTCGACCACGTGGCCCAGCGCCTCGGCGAGGCGGCGCCGCTGATCGCGGTCGACGGTTCCGGCGAACCGTTGCGCCTGCTGCTCGAGAGCGGCCTGCGCGTCGACCTGATCAAACCCAACGCCGAGGAGCTCGCCGAGCTCACCGGCACCGGAAGCGGGGACCTTTTCGAGGCGCAGCCCGAGCGGGCGGCCGCCGCGGCCGAGCTTTTGCTCGACCGCGGAGTCGGCGCCGCCCTCGTGACCCTGGGCAGTCGCGGCGCCGCGCTCGTCACGCGCGACGCCACCTGGTTTGCCGACGCCCCCGCGATCGAGGCGCGCAGCACCGTCGGCGCGGGCGACTCGTCGCTGGCCGGCTACCTGCTCGCCGACGCCGCGGGCCGCGAACCACACGACTGTCTGGCGCAGGCCGTCGCACACGGCGCCGCCGCGGCATCCCTCCCCGGATCCACCGTCCCCACCCGCCGACAGGCGGACCAGTTCAGCATCACCGTCACGCGAGACGCGAGCAGAGACGCCCGTCACGCACTTTCGAAGGAGAAATAG
- a CDS encoding GAP family protein has product MTLALAGILVVLALIDSTSFGTLVIPLWLLATPGRLRADRVLLFLATVVAFYFAVGVAILWGAGWAFESIIAAAESPLGSVVALAAGAALIVWSLALERQAKKQKAEGVVVSGRVRRWRERAVGGRGGAGALFALALTATTLELGSMLPYLGAIGSITASGIDWPLSAAVLAGYCVVMVLPALVLLVARVAAAGRIEPVLARLESWLTRNASATLSWVVGILGVLLALRAFDGGAAGLLS; this is encoded by the coding sequence ATGACCCTCGCACTGGCCGGCATCCTCGTCGTTCTCGCCCTGATCGACTCCACGAGTTTCGGCACCCTCGTTATACCCCTCTGGCTGTTGGCAACGCCGGGACGGCTGCGGGCCGACCGGGTGCTGCTCTTCCTCGCGACGGTCGTGGCGTTCTACTTCGCCGTCGGGGTGGCGATCCTGTGGGGCGCCGGCTGGGCGTTCGAGTCGATCATCGCGGCAGCCGAGTCGCCGCTCGGTTCGGTCGTCGCGCTCGCGGCCGGCGCCGCGCTCATCGTCTGGAGCTTGGCGCTCGAGCGGCAGGCGAAAAAGCAGAAGGCCGAGGGCGTCGTCGTCTCCGGCCGGGTGCGGCGCTGGCGGGAGCGCGCGGTCGGCGGCCGCGGGGGAGCGGGCGCGCTGTTCGCCCTCGCCCTCACCGCGACCACGCTCGAGCTGGGCAGCATGCTGCCCTACCTGGGTGCCATCGGGTCGATCACCGCGAGCGGCATCGACTGGCCGCTGTCGGCCGCCGTGCTCGCCGGCTACTGCGTCGTGATGGTGCTGCCCGCGCTCGTCCTGCTCGTCGCCCGCGTCGCGGCGGCCGGCCGCATCGAACCGGTGCTCGCGCGACTCGAGTCGTGGCTCACCCGCAACGCGAGCGCGACGCTGTCGTGGGTGGTCGGCATCCTGGGTGTGCTGCTCGCGCTGCGGGCCTTCGACGGCGGGGCGGCCGGTCTGCTTTCCTGA
- a CDS encoding response regulator, translated as MGRRGAAAGGGVVTAVRVLIADDHGAIRVGLRLILEAAGGIEVVGEAGDGATAVRQAAALAPDVVLMDIRMPGVDGIAATRQIVAAGHGAVLVLTTFDIDDYLFGALRAGAGGFLLKTVEPAALVDAVRRLAAGESVLAPEVTRRILDQYVLLDRDRAQPSTASARLAVLTARERDILTLVAEGLSNRQIADRLTISVATAKTHVSRMLGKLGCDSRLQAAILAREEGLVG; from the coding sequence ATGGGTCGTCGAGGCGCGGCTGCCGGCGGTGGCGTCGTGACCGCGGTCCGCGTGCTCATCGCCGACGATCACGGAGCGATCCGGGTGGGGCTGCGGCTCATTCTCGAGGCGGCGGGCGGCATCGAGGTCGTCGGCGAGGCGGGCGACGGCGCGACGGCGGTGCGGCAGGCCGCGGCGCTCGCACCCGACGTGGTCCTGATGGACATTCGGATGCCCGGGGTCGACGGAATCGCGGCGACGCGGCAGATCGTGGCGGCGGGCCACGGCGCGGTGCTCGTGCTCACCACGTTTGACATCGACGACTACCTGTTCGGCGCCTTGCGGGCGGGCGCGGGCGGCTTCCTGCTCAAGACCGTCGAGCCCGCGGCGCTCGTCGACGCGGTCCGGCGGCTAGCCGCGGGCGAGTCCGTTCTCGCACCGGAGGTCACGCGGCGGATCCTCGACCAGTACGTGCTGCTCGACCGCGACCGGGCGCAGCCGTCGACGGCGAGTGCGCGCCTCGCGGTATTGACGGCGCGTGAGCGTGACATCCTGACTCTGGTCGCCGAGGGACTCTCGAACCGCCAGATCGCAGACCGGCTCACCATCTCGGTGGCGACGGCCAAGACCCACGTGTCGCGCATGCTCGGCAAACTCGGCTGCGACTCGCGTCTTCAGGCCGCGATCCTCGCACGCGAAGAGGGTCTCGTCGGCTGA
- a CDS encoding sensor histidine kinase, with the protein MTSTPAAAPPSGTPAGRSTVRWPAPAVAAVTFAVGIALVAIGFTRLWSGGFVGAGSPDSDWWFLLPLAVACVAMLIKRRTPRLALGIATAALLADLYLGSSLGTLLAFYDVLYAVALTASPRLRRVLVLAAAVAVGGPAVAVLAAGADLRIALFVGVQLFALLATPLWWASDVRRRDELLDLAAQRTADLGRIHDLSRERAVGEERTAMARDLHDVVASHMSAIALRSGAALATPPDSARDRAALEAIRESALAAHADMRSMITLLRDSAPSSPPGSPVPDPAPGSATLADLPALLRRADAMGVAVRLRDDRATGTAVPPAIEHAAFRIAQEAVMNAVQHAPGGEVEVRLAAGDDGGLHLRVRSTRTRRATEPVSSGGVGLLTMAERARAVGGELTVESTDNEWVVEARLPAVAS; encoded by the coding sequence GTGACCTCCACGCCCGCCGCCGCCCCGCCCTCCGGCACGCCCGCCGGACGCTCCACCGTCCGTTGGCCGGCCCCCGCGGTCGCCGCGGTCACCTTCGCGGTCGGCATCGCCCTCGTCGCGATCGGCTTCACCCGCCTGTGGAGCGGCGGCTTCGTGGGAGCGGGATCGCCCGATTCCGACTGGTGGTTCCTGCTGCCGCTCGCCGTCGCCTGCGTCGCCATGCTCATCAAGCGCCGCACCCCGCGCCTGGCGCTCGGCATCGCCACGGCGGCCCTGCTCGCCGATCTCTACCTCGGCAGCAGCCTGGGTACGCTCCTCGCGTTCTACGACGTGCTGTACGCGGTGGCCCTGACGGCCTCGCCCCGCCTGCGCCGCGTTCTCGTTCTCGCCGCGGCAGTCGCCGTCGGAGGTCCCGCGGTCGCCGTGCTGGCGGCCGGGGCCGACCTGCGCATCGCCCTGTTCGTCGGGGTGCAGCTGTTCGCCCTGCTCGCCACGCCGCTCTGGTGGGCGTCCGACGTGCGCAGGCGCGACGAGCTGCTCGACCTCGCGGCGCAGCGCACCGCCGACCTCGGACGCATCCACGACCTCTCCCGCGAGCGGGCCGTCGGTGAGGAACGCACCGCCATGGCGCGCGACCTGCACGACGTCGTCGCGTCGCACATGTCGGCGATCGCCCTCCGCTCGGGCGCCGCACTCGCCACCCCGCCCGACTCCGCGCGCGACAGGGCCGCGCTCGAGGCGATCCGCGAATCGGCCCTCGCCGCCCACGCCGACATGCGGTCGATGATCACCCTGCTGCGCGACTCGGCGCCGTCGTCGCCCCCGGGGTCGCCGGTGCCCGACCCGGCGCCCGGCTCCGCGACCCTCGCCGACCTGCCCGCACTGCTGCGTCGCGCGGACGCCATGGGGGTCGCGGTGCGGCTCCGCGACGATCGCGCCACCGGGACAGCGGTGCCACCCGCCATCGAACACGCCGCGTTCCGCATCGCCCAGGAGGCGGTGATGAACGCCGTGCAGCACGCGCCGGGCGGCGAGGTGGAGGTTCGCCTGGCCGCGGGTGACGACGGCGGGCTTCACCTGCGCGTGCGGTCGACACGCACGCGACGCGCGACGGAGCCCGTGTCATCCGGTGGCGTCGGCCTGCTGACCATGGCGGAACGCGCGCGGGCCGTCGGCGGCGAGCTGACGGTCGAGTCGACCGACAACGAATGGGTCGTCGAGGCGCGGCTGCCGGCGGTGGCGTCGTGA